The following are encoded together in the Bacillota bacterium genome:
- the atpH gene encoding ATP synthase F1 subunit delta: MTSIHEEYAKSIFSLAMESNQLNEFQAGFLAFTEAIDEKTMQFFNHPKISKNEKKQVIEHSVKLTLLKHFLFVLIDNERMNVIPSIFYSFSELIDDLNKIKKVQVYSKKVLSDDQRKALLVQLEKDTYHKIELEEIIDDSIISGFRLEYDGLVKDETSNRQLEDLKSNLKRG, from the coding sequence TCTATTCATGAAGAGTATGCAAAGTCAATCTTCTCTCTTGCGATGGAAAGCAATCAGCTAAACGAATTTCAAGCTGGTTTTTTGGCTTTTACTGAAGCAATCGATGAAAAAACTATGCAATTTTTTAATCATCCGAAAATCAGTAAAAACGAAAAAAAACAAGTGATAGAACATAGTGTGAAATTAACATTATTAAAACATTTTCTTTTTGTCTTAATTGATAACGAAAGAATGAATGTGATTCCTTCAATTTTCTATTCGTTTTCGGAACTAATCGATGATTTAAATAAAATCAAAAAAGTTCAAGTTTATTCAAAGAAAGTCTTGTCAGATGATCAACGAAAGGCTTTATTAGTACAACTTGAAAAAGATACGTATCATAAAATTGAATTAGAAGAAATTATCGACGATTCTATTATTTCGGGATTTCGACTAGAATATGATGGACTCGTAAAAGATGAAACCAGCAATCGACAATTAGAAGATTTGAAATCAAATTTAAAAAGAGGATGA
- the atpA gene encoding F0F1 ATP synthase subunit alpha, whose protein sequence is MRIDPLEISSLLKEQIKKYEKSIKTEEVGSVISVGDGIALVYGLDHAMSGELLVFPNDVVGMVQNLEKDHVGVILLNDSSLIKEGDIVKTTGKILEVPVGDALIGRVVNPLGQPIDGLGEIKTSKTRPVERKATGVIERQSVNQPLQTGIKVLDALVPIGRGQRELIIGDRQTGKTSIAVDTMINQKDEDVICIYVAIGQKNSTVLNVLETLKKYDALKYSIIVAASASDPAPLLFLAPYSAVAMAEEFMFLGKHVLIIYDDLSKHAIAYRELSLLLRRPPGREAFPGDVFYLHSRLLERAAKLNDELGGGSITALPIIETQEGDISAYIPTNVISITDGQIFLQSKLFYSGIRPAINAGLSVSRVGGAAQYKAIKKVSGTLRLDLASYRELEAFTQFGSDLDDATKAKLDRGERTVEILKQGLHKTIPFELQAISIYCLINGYLDQIKIEDIKRFETELHQFFCQDEEAKKLTALLKETKDLPETTLLNKAIARFVTDFI, encoded by the coding sequence ATGCGAATAGACCCTCTCGAAATTAGTTCTTTATTAAAAGAACAAATTAAGAAATACGAAAAATCAATCAAAACAGAGGAAGTAGGAAGTGTCATCTCAGTAGGAGATGGCATTGCTTTGGTATACGGATTAGATCATGCAATGAGTGGAGAACTTCTTGTTTTTCCAAATGATGTTGTCGGCATGGTTCAAAACCTTGAAAAAGACCATGTAGGCGTTATTTTACTAAATGACTCCTCTTTAATTAAAGAAGGAGACATAGTAAAAACTACTGGAAAAATTTTAGAAGTGCCTGTAGGAGATGCTTTAATAGGCCGAGTTGTAAATCCATTAGGACAACCTATTGATGGACTTGGCGAAATTAAAACCTCTAAGACAAGACCAGTAGAACGAAAAGCAACAGGTGTTATCGAACGACAAAGCGTGAATCAACCTTTGCAAACAGGAATCAAAGTACTAGATGCTTTAGTTCCAATTGGTAGAGGACAAAGAGAACTAATTATTGGCGATAGACAAACGGGTAAGACATCCATTGCAGTTGACACAATGATTAATCAAAAAGACGAAGATGTTATTTGTATTTACGTTGCGATTGGACAAAAAAACTCTACGGTTTTAAACGTTCTTGAAACCCTTAAAAAATACGATGCACTTAAATATTCCATCATCGTTGCAGCGTCTGCAAGTGATCCGGCTCCGTTATTATTTTTAGCTCCATACTCTGCAGTTGCCATGGCAGAAGAATTTATGTTCTTAGGAAAACATGTTTTGATTATCTATGATGATTTATCAAAACATGCGATTGCCTATAGAGAATTATCTTTGCTTTTAAGAAGACCACCAGGTAGAGAGGCTTTTCCAGGAGATGTGTTTTATTTGCATTCTAGATTGTTAGAAAGAGCCGCTAAATTGAATGATGAATTAGGTGGAGGATCGATTACGGCCCTTCCCATCATTGAAACACAAGAAGGAGATATTTCTGCTTATATTCCAACAAACGTTATTTCGATTACGGATGGGCAAATTTTCTTACAATCCAAACTATTCTATTCTGGAATACGACCTGCCATTAATGCAGGACTATCGGTTTCAAGGGTAGGGGGAGCCGCTCAATATAAAGCAATTAAAAAAGTCTCTGGAACCCTTCGACTGGATTTAGCAAGTTATCGCGAACTAGAAGCTTTCACCCAATTTGGATCGGACTTAGATGATGCGACCAAAGCTAAACTTGACAGAGGCGAACGCACCGTTGAAATATTAAAACAAGGACTTCATAAAACCATTCCGTTTGAACTTCAAGCGATTAGTATTTATTGCCTTATTAATGGGTATTTAGACCAAATTAAAATTGAAGACATTAAACGGTTTGAAACAGAACTTCATCAATTTTTTTGCCAAGATGAAGAGGCAAAAAAATTAACAGCTTTATTGAAAGAAACGAAAGATTTACCTGAAACAACGTTATTAAATAAAGCAATAGCAAGATTTGTAACAGACTTTATATAA